A genome region from Etheostoma cragini isolate CJK2018 chromosome 4, CSU_Ecrag_1.0, whole genome shotgun sequence includes the following:
- the LOC117944079 gene encoding ADP-ribosylation factor 3 yields MGNIFGNLLKSLIGKKEMRILMVGLDAAGKTTILYKLKLGEIVTTIPTIGFNVETVEYKNISFTVWDVGGQDKIRPLWRHYFQNTQGLIFVVDSNDRERVNEAREELMRMLAEDELRDAVLLVFANKQDLPNAMNAAEITDKLGLHSLRHRNWYIQATCATSGDGLYEGLDWLANQLKNKK; encoded by the exons ATGGGGAACATTTTTGGGAATTTGCTGAAGAGCCTCATAGGGAAGAAGGAGATGAGGATCTTGATGGTGGGGCTGGATgctgcaggaaaaacaacaatccTCTACAAGCTCAAACTGGGGGAAATAGTCACCACTATCCCAACAATTG GGTTTAACGTGGAGACAGTGGAGTACAAGAACATCAGCTTCACTGTGTGGGATGTGGGTGGACAGGATAAGATCCGGCCACTCTGGAGACACTACTTTCAgaacacacagg GTCTAATCTTTGTGGTGGACAGTAATGACAGAGAGCGTGTGAACGAAGCACGAGAGGAGCTGATGAGGATGTTGGCTGAGGACGAACTGAGAGATGCAGTCCTCCTCGTGTTTGCCAACAAACAG GATTTACCGAATGCCATGAATGCTGCCGAGATCACAGACAAGTTGGGCTTACACTCCCTGCGCCATCGTAACTGGTACATCCAGGCCACCTGCGCCACCAGTGGCGACGGTCTCTATGAGGGCCTTGATTGGCTGGCCAATCAACTCAAGAACAAGAAATAA